The Silurus meridionalis isolate SWU-2019-XX chromosome 18, ASM1480568v1, whole genome shotgun sequence genome includes the window tgattaaatatatataagtgcATACAACAAAACCCTGTTGTCATAGCTGCCATTATAGTCAACATAATCATCAACAATGCtgtgatataaaaaatacaatgaacacAATAGCATTGTGTATAATAGTTCAGCTACAGTGGTATATTGTGGTAATACTGAATTTTAAGTTTAATTATGAAACATACATTAAGTGATGCAGTATTTGAATATAGAATTAGATTATTAGGCCAACAGCATTCAAGGTTTGAACCCACACTTTATAGCATCTTGTGCATTCTTTAGCATCAGTCCCGAAACTCTGTCTGGTTATGGAGTCTTTGTAATGAGCaatttaatttttgtttcaaaGATCATTTGTGGTAAGAATGTGGGCAGGTTTTCGATGATTAGGTTGAGGTGAGCAGGGTTTCCTAACTTGAGTATGCCCTCCAAGCAAGAGCACAGGATGGAAAACTAGTGGTGAACTTCATTTGGTCCTGAAGAGCCAATTGCTCATGACTGCATCTAAAGTGCAGGAGAGGGTTTGAGTGAAAACGAAACTGCTGAgtctacacacactgcatgcaTGCAGTtgtgtaaaatctttttttaggtATGAGCAAAAAATGGAAGTGAGCAGTTTTCCTGAGAGACGGATGGAATTATTCTCCCATTGCCATTTATGTAATGAATTGCATCCAAGCATACaggaatttaatataaaatagatttataaaaatagatttgtacagataaaataatattttcttcagtgtcagatttttttttgtttgtaatcaGTAACATTGTCACTAGGTAGGTGAGCATCATGTCATTATtagaatgtttatatttgtacagCCACTAATGGTCACTTGACAAATGTACATcgctgtgtctttctgtctctgtgcaGCAGCTTAGTAGAGGGTTGGGTCTGTGGTCTGCACAATGTGCACTGTTTATCGTAAGCCTCATCAGCTGTATGCTTACCAGAAGTGACAGGAGGTGGGGGTTTCTCACTTATCTCACAGCAGACAAACCAAAAAGGCGCCATATCTAGACTTAACAGTGGAAATTACGCATCGAAGTATGAAATGATATAAGAAGACATATTTAAATGATAGGTGCAGTGCATTTTAGTAACCAGTGTAGAGGTGCAAAGTATTTTTCCGAgcagttcagttcagttaaGTTTCTTGAGAAACAGGACTTCCTGTTAAATGGACGTCCTTCATCCCCCATACTCGTATAAAGTGCATCTGAAGCTGGAGGAGATGAGAACAGTTGACATcgttattttaatgttttcattcaCAATGTTTTCATTCGATCAAAAATCTGTACATATTTAAGTGAGCTTGAATGCATGAGGCACGGCAGTTTTTTATTGCATACAAAATTAGTAGCTTGTagaatgcaaatgtattaaaaaaataaataaataaaaattattatcaCCAAATGGTGACTTAACATTCACCTGATGTCACCTTGTTTGATTGATCTGAAACACTTGCACATTGCTGTTCTCGAGATCGGTGTGTAGCACCCCCTATGGGACttgaaaaagagggaaaaagacTGAACTCATTTAGTAGGGAGATGACATCTGTACTCTTCCAGCGAGTCAATATTATACTAAATCACAGTATAAATTTACCTACGCATGTATGGATGCTCTGTTTTTGTTGCAGTGCTTTGTGTTCACTCATGAGTCAGTTCAACAATCTCTAATGATACCATCATCTTGTACCACTGCCATGACACAGTGACACATTAATCacattaaatgaaacatttatgtTCACTTAGGTTAGTTACCAGATGCTTCCTCACTCAGCTGTTTCTCATAgagtttaatatacagtatatgtcatGTCTAATGTGAGCTGCTTTTTGGAATAACTTTTAAAGGCTTCAGTGGCATTGAAGCTGTTTAGTTGTAagttactctggataagggggtctgGGTCTTCTGTATCTTCAGGCTTAataaacatcaaataaatactGTTCTTGtttccaaaccaaaaaaaaacaacaacacttgAAACAATTttgataaaatatttcattgaaATGTAGACAAGAACTGTTTGTAGTTTGAGCCatgtaaagaaaatgaaacatgattttatttgttgtacttGTAGAACCTTCCATCACATTTGTAGCACTTTGTatcacatatataaaataattattttccaatataGAAATGTTGTATGATGTATAATTGCATCCAAACAGTAATTATCACACAGCATACACATTACATACAGCTTATGGGACATGTCTGGGAGCAGCATCAAGCTGAAATGTCTGGTATGGAGTCGATTCAGCCATTAGTTTTCCGGAAAGCCCTTCCAAGGATGTAGTGATGAAGAGACTTCAGTTCATCCATGGCTGTCTCTCGGATGGTTGTATGATTTAACTAATACAGAGAGAGTCTAACATGAGTGAATAATCTGTAGTAGGATCAGTATAGAAATGACAGTTTCTACAAAGGACAAAGCATATATGAAAAAATTCCATCTTACTAGACAACTCTGACTATTGCCATGCTTACCCTTTCAGTGGCATGGTTAAGCTTTTGTAGCTGAAAGATGGCCACCTCCTGTGCACTCATATCTGCTTCTGCAATCTAATCACATTATCATGCTTTTCagtatataaaacttttttcattGAGATTGTTTCCTCTGAGATTACCTCTAAAGCACTTTGATGGTTAGCCTGTTCATACAGCATCTCACATCTCTTCACCTGAAACAGTGAAACCACCAACAACAAAAcagttaaatgtttaatttaacaaGCCTCAATACTCTAATAGTTAATAATGCAgtactgtataatgttattgtcaGGTGTGCTTACTTTATAAGAACAATTTCGCACTTTCTCAAGGGTTGAGATTAGATCAGGATGGTAGGTCTGGATATATTGGTCACTGGATAAAACGTTCTCATAGAATTCAATGATTTTTTCTAGGACACAACTGTGAAGGTACTTCTTTTCAAGGGAGAACAAGATATTCAGAGTTAATTATTTCCGCATGATGCCTGAATTTACTTTAATAGTGTAGAGCTAAATTTCTGTTAAAAGCTAAAAAGTTGTCTTACCTTTCGGCGGATCTTATCAAACgttttgctctttaataaaatgttgttaTGGTCTGCACCTGGCTGgagaataataatatataaatgatatgtTAAGAATAATTGAACCCAGTTAACCTTtttcaaaaaacaacaaaataagatACAAACAACACTggatattttcctttttatttctgagaGGTTACTCACCACGACTTTGCTGACACGCTGGGTCATTCTCTCAACAATTAGTAGGTCAAGACATGGTGGATGCAAAGCGTACCTGGTTCTCTTTGGTACCCCATTATACTCCTGTACTGCTATTGCTAAAGTTATTAGCAGAACAGCATTCTGAACAACAGCCATGTCCGCAACCTGACTGTTCTGCTCGGCAATTGATGAAAAGATAGCTGCTTCGTGTGAATGAACCTGAATACTTTGTCCTTTCTTTACCTTTCTTTTTATGCCTCTGCAGTGCCTCCTGATGACAACAGGTGTTCCaagatttcttcttctttcttgaCCTTCTCCTTACTTTCTCTTCCTGTTAAGTTTTCCATAATAGTCATGTGATAACTTTAAGAAAGAAATGTTTACTACCAGGATGCAGGTTGAAACATGATCCTTGATGCCGAGAGCATTGTTCCTATCCAAGAGGCACAGTAGTagtagataataataaaaattgtaagacctttttttttgtgagtacACAAAGGTTACCACAGAGTGAGCGCATATCACTACCATGTTTGGGCAGGATGTCCTAGATTCTAATTATAGAACAAGAAATGTCAATGTAAATAGATGCAAAGCAGAAAGAGTCACATTAGGTCAGGTTTGGGTGTTGGGGTCTACTAATAATTTTAACTGTTAATGGCCTACAGCTTATTATCTTACACTGTATGAGGCCAGCTATGGTACCTGAATCACatagagaaaaaacacatatgtgTATTTAGTCTATTTAAGACAGAGGTTTCTTCTGTCTGTGCTCAGACAAGGCAGAGCTGACATTGGTGTTTTAGTGCACACTAAACTTCATAACTCTTTGAATcatcaaatctgattggtcaattaTGGGTGTAATACAGATTACAGGCATATTTTAATGTGCTCATTCTAATATGTTATGGCCAAACTACACCTAACCATCACACTCATAATAGGGTCTTTCACTGTTTTCACAAAGTTAACACAAAGCTAACAATTTCTCTAGAATCTCTTGTAGATTTAACTTTTTCCTTCAGTAAAATCAAGAGGcccaaatgtgttccagcaggacaacaTCCATATGCAAAAAATGAGTTCCTTAATTACATGAATTGCCAAGATTAATATCGAAGAAGTTGATTGGCCTGCACAGAACCtggacctcaaccctattgtaCACCTATGGAATGAATTAGTACATGCCAGGCCTAAAATCAGGCTGTAATATCAGTGCATATAATACAGTATTCAGTACAGAGCATATATAGTGcaagaaaaaatgatgaggacAATGATCGCAATGAAGAAGAAGTTCATAACGgcgtagcagtgacaaaatacatgaagTACTTTGGGTTCATCTGAGTCAGAAAGAACCCGGAACATACTCTGctcagatattttatattgtagatAGGATTTAGACTGTAAATGTCAGTTAAGTGTAGGAAATGAGTAAAGGAACACATGGTTTGGTGATGCCACTATTGAGCCGGAGGTCAGCAGGTGGTAGTCACTGGTATTTACACCTTTGCTGGTGCTGACCCCACAGCAGGTCAGGTTAGGGTATTGTTTGAATGATAATCATGGCACCTCTGACACCTTTTGGATAGAGATAGTCCTTGATTGTTTGCTACCTCTCCCAGATTGAATAAATTAGGACTTTAATTAAGATTCatacaactgaaattctacATCGAACTACATTACTTTTGTGAAATTTAAGCCGATTGCGGATGAGCTCAATTTCATATAGTGTGGAGTGGAATCTGGGTTGAGGCAGACTGTAAATTCTTACAATAGATGCACAGTGAATTGCATTATTGTGTTATGATCAATATAAACATGACTCTCCATGGTCAGAACATTGTAACAGAGGTAAAGTGGTAAGTTTTTAGACACTGGAATGTATTAAATACAGATGACTTTGtgctttgttttaaaatgctgtATTGACAACAATGCAATGACATGGGTGTATATTATAATAGGGTTAATGTGATCTCATTCACCCACACGTCTCCAGTGTAGGAGGTTCATTTCCATGATTAAGACAAGGCCTACAGATGCAGTGATTCTGTATATCCTACTAGTGCCTCTTACATTGTGGTGAATTTGCTTTTGTCAAGGAATGTTGTTGATCAGTTTGCTTTCTGTCTTTTCACACATTTAACTTCTGCTTGTTCAGCATCTTTCAGTTCTTACCTAGTTTGttgttttcctttcattttacTCTGTACATGGCATGGTATGCACCTGGCTGGTAGGATCGCTCACGGTTTAGGGATTTCCATTTTGTTGTATCAGCTTCTTGGTTTCCCCCATCATGCATCTCTTCACATCTGTAGCAGCAGTAGATGGAGGGGGGTTTCCAGTGATGTTCAGTTTACTGTCTTCAGTATTCTTAGTATAACTTTCtttaccttctttttttctctccacctTTAACCTGTTTCCTTTAAATGAGGGTCTTGCATCTAACATGTCACACTGTGAGACTACCCATGTCTTTCACAGAATCAAAAACACTTGAAGTCAGAGCGTTATTCAATAAAGTTTTGCATTGAAAATAAGCAGAGCACGTTTAACTTTATGttcattcaaaataataaaacattaccaTTTCATTTGCATAGCATTTTTAATTAGAGcttatcacaaatcacaaagCTTTGAtaacaaatgttgagctcagtagcacaccattcaccttgactgttgatttctgtaaagctgctttgagacaaagtctgttgtgaaaagcacaatagaaataaacttgacttgacttgacttggcttaTGCTTTACATATTCCATAGTGTCACTTATAATGCTAGCAGATCTCTAGCACCCTGACCAGTGAAACAGATGCGTAATATCAAGCATTCTCACTTGCCAATTGCTGCCACACTTAGTTCAGTGACCGCTCATAAGTTTTCAGTGCAAAGTATAAGTAGTATTTTCCCATTCGTGGCCAGTTGAATTGACAGAAAGTACAACCTAAATCTGAGATTAATGAGTATAATTAGGATGATCAGTCAtgaatttacataaataatcaatattcaaaaagcgttgagataaccgatgattgagataaacgaaaaccaatatggcggcaatatattaacgtgcttgaaattactttatgtacatgatgtgcattattaaatgagaatgaaCATGCaagtgtttttggaggttttttacacaacagcgttgccgcgatttgtttgaagaaggcatgctataaaaatttacatacatgtttgtttacaccaaaaggcatatgtgcaccaactaacagcagagatttaccagtatacaatacaaaccaccgtcgattccttaaaacaaacctttattatattctccaacattgaaaacacaaagatcgctcacaaaatcacacaaaatgtGCGGtgtgtagttcgtttttacaaaaagctaaccagtgtcaaaattaaattcttGAGTCATTTCATctgacacagctctgaaaagtgtTCTACACCTgcagcatctgtaaggcttgatttttccgccacttccgcgagtttttctgcggctgcacagtggcGTCTCACTACtgtattttcgcgtatataagatgcaccctgggtgaggggtatgtaaaactttctataagacgcgtcttatatacgcgaaaatacggtagtgagatggtgacgtggcaaaagccggtgattggtcatgcggatcgagataaccgacgttaagtggcaaatttgcccccttgtgctcgagatattagggttcgtcgacataaaagaatcgacataaccgattaaaaaatgctgggacaaaagcgagaatttggcggttccacttcaaaacgtcgacttaatagggttggcgagttaaccgaggtcgagataagtgggttcgactgtagttagtaaaatattttacacaaagtgtaaaataaaacagttttgaTTGTAAACACAGTCCTTCTTGTTGGTGCAAAACCAGTCTGCAGCTGCAGATGCAGTCTGTTGCTATCAAAGctaattaaatcatttaattaatgaaattaattcaactaattaaaattcaattaaattgctACCTAATCTTATATTGAGTAATGTATAAGAGAACATGCTGAAACAGCCTCATTAGTTACAGTTACAGCTATACAAGTTCTGTACAAAGATTTGCATCAATGTGgccaaagtgtttttttctcgGAGTTCATATGAAACCAAGTGCAAGACACTTTGAACCTCCACTAGACGATCATTAAATATATTCTTGAAACAATGAAAGATAATGACCCAACCACAACTCCAAACACCAAACATCAGAGCCAGAAAAATAGTTAAAGAAGCAACCAAAAGACCTCTTTGAATGATAAAAGTAACTCTCAATGGTTATCGATCTCTGATTTAGTTAGTCAGCCCCATTGCACTGCATTTGGCAAAAAATGGTTTGTTCACCACCCAGAGAAACCTCATCCACAATGAAGCAGAATTATGTTAGCAGTAAGTTACCCTTTGACTATTATGCGCTGTAATGTCACTACAGAACTTTAGTATTTGGTTCACTATGTCAAACTGAGTTTGAGTTTTCTCACAATGATGTTTTTTGCAGTTATGAATccacatattaaaataaatattttctttatttagtcaTAGACCTTACAAAATCTACTTTTAGCAAGTAATGACAttctttcataaaataaatagcaaattaaataaattaatacaattagtACAACTAATGAATTaaagaatattaataaattatgtcAGTAtcactaaaataaacaaaatgaggTACTgtattagaataaataaatctacacctCAAAGCACCTCTTGAGTAACATTcccaacaaatacatttttgactATGATCGCTGCTTTTTGGAGCCTTTAGCTTGACGTCTTCTCCGGTGGTTCTCTGCTGACTGGCTGCCCAGGTGTGCTGCCCTATTATAGATGGTTTTCAGCTCAAAAATTGCTTTGCTCTGGACACGTGGGTCATTTTCctaaaatgagagagaagaatAATTGTCAATTCCT containing:
- the si:ch211-266a5.12 gene encoding uncharacterized protein si:ch211-266a5.12 isoform X1 yields the protein MAVVQNAVLLITLAIAVQEYNGVPKRTRYALHPPCLDLLIVERMTQRVSKVVPGADHNNILLKSKTFDKIRRKKYLHSCVLEKIIEFYENVLSSDQYIQTYHPDLISTLEKVRNCSYKVKRCEMLYEQANHQSALEIAEADMSAQEVAIFQLQKLNHATERLNHTTIRETAMDELKSLHHYILGRAFRKTNG
- the si:ch211-266a5.12 gene encoding uncharacterized protein si:ch211-266a5.12 isoform X2 is translated as MAVVQNAVLLITLAIAVQEYNGVPKRTRYALHPPCLDLLIVERMTQRVSKVVPGADHNNILLKSKTFDKIRRKYLHSCVLEKIIEFYENVLSSDQYIQTYHPDLISTLEKVRNCSYKVKRCEMLYEQANHQSALEIAEADMSAQEVAIFQLQKLNHATERLNHTTIRETAMDELKSLHHYILGRAFRKTNG